In Cotesia glomerata isolate CgM1 linkage group LG3, MPM_Cglom_v2.3, whole genome shotgun sequence, one genomic interval encodes:
- the LOC123262153 gene encoding uncharacterized protein LOC123262153 translates to MSTNVQFANPPPPTGISLPNMSVPPPTAPNLSAPPPNLTTINTAPGGFQSQQQQQQQQQRFLNHRDNTRGFFKPFRPYHAPKIVSGSQDALQDEFDGKRLRKSVMRKTVDYNSAIIKTLENRIWQRDFRDRRPLQPDVMYYPDLLPPPSYVDNPINAVTTRFVKTATNKMRCPIFCMAWTPEGRRLVTGASSGEFTLWNGLTFNFETILQAHDSPVRTMVWSHNESWMVTGDHSGYVKYWQSNMNNVKMFQAHKEAIRGLSFSPTDHKLATCSDDGSVRIWDFLRCYEERTLKGHGSDVKCVHWHPQKSLVVSGSKDNQQPIKLWDPRTGQGLVTLHAHKSTVMDIKWNDNGNWLVTASRDHLLKLFDLRNLGQEVQTFRGHKKEASSVAWHPSHEGLFCSGGSDGAILFWHVGADKEVGAIEQAHDSIVWTLAWHPLGHILCSGSNDHTSKFWTRNRPGDLMRDKYNLNTLPAGAAGIDDHEIADEAAVIPGMGPEDKINEFDLEQSMEEDTSQGIPGLDLDHAAEESKKLAASKKVPYSKPIPRNFQAQWNEMEAEDPEQVEALNAIVNQLIETTPGAVPLNEVAPNAIILYGKIIPVEPGSKLSEAIVKGNDAINKLITAGEIEELRDVAINLPEEPEIEEDYLQDEGEIDYTKVPNVDLPPPLPSSKFAQNPELLKALNYGGKRKFDQLIAWTEANPTDRGNKMHQPVFGAGGMSDDSLSNNDSDLRLMPGMKNPQDMNYFANQDEDLRRINSVDNRGAMGRDEDMRMNVASASGPGRPPGMMMNEFDMRNSFDMRNSYGDRDFRHLGPPPIIGGFKKSSMDGNDNFGSGDMDRDGRQRSWDDDKGMNSNDSGRSNFDKRDVSSNMQNNSMQMSMGNMPSGNMGSNHHNMQNISPNMPPSMMSMMPPHHQQHHQMNHLSNIQNKNNSNMMGGNDNSGPMPPHMMHMSNFGPNGPPPMPPNFGPNFRPPNGNYGPNPPYRPNPMAPFAPSQNMPFNNNFPPPNFRGPNPGNTQMSNFDRPPGFGPNFRMSGNQSGHGSGGGNFNSGYGKNYNNSGGGGGNMGSGNNSGGGNKNGPYRGQRFKNNNNNNNNKI, encoded by the exons ATGTCGACAAACGTTCAGTTCGCGAATCCACCTCCGCCGACGGGGATAAGCTTGCCCAACATGTCGGTACCACCACCGACTGCACCAAATTTATCAGCACCACCGCCAAATTTGACTACGATAAACACCGCGCCTGGAGGATTCCAGTCtcagcaacagcagcagcagcaacagcagaGGTTTCTCAATCACCGGGACAACACTCGGGGATTTTTCAAGCCCTTCCGACCTTATCATGCCCCGAAGATTGTTTCAGGAAGCCAGGATGCTCTGCAAGACGAGTTTGATGGCAAGAGATTGAGAAAGTCGGTGATGAGGAAGACAGTGGATTATAATTCTGCTATAATTAAAACTCTGGAG aatcgTATATGGCAACGAGACTTCCGTGACAGACGACCTCTTCAGCCAGACGTAATGTATTACCCAGACCTCTTACCACCTCCGAGTTACGTTGACAATCCAATCAATGCTGTAACCACGAGGTTCGTCAAAACGGCAACAAACAAGATGCGTTGTCCTATTTTTTGTATGGCCTGGACTCCAGAAGGTCGACGACTGGTCACTGGAGCTTCAAGTGGTGAATTTACCCTCTGGAACGGTCTTACCTTTAATTTCGAAACAATTCTTCAG GCACACGACAGCCCGGTTAGGACGATGGTTTGGTCACACAACGAAAGCTGGATGGTAACCGGGGACCACTCGGGGTACGTCAAGTACTGGCAGAGCAACATGAACAACGTCAAGATGTTTCAGGCCCACAAAGAAGCGATTAGAGGACTCAG TTTCAGTCCAACGGATCACAAATTGGCGACTTGCAGTGACGATGGCTCCGTCAGAATTTGGGACTTCCTACGCTGTTATGAAGAGAGAACTCTTAAgg GTCATGGTTCTGATGTAAAATGTGTCCATTGGCATCCCCAAAAAAGTCTAGTCGTCTCCGGAAGCAAAGACAATCAGCAGCCAATAAAATTATGGGATCCAAGAACTGGCCAAGGGCTGGTGACGTTGCACGCTCACAAGAGTACAGTTATGGATATTAAATGGAACGACAACGGAAATTGGTTGGTGACAGCGTCGAGGGATCATTTGTTGAAGCTTTTTGATTTAAGGAATTTGGGTCAAGAAGTTCAAACGTTTCGTGGTCACAAAAAAGAAGCTTCGAGTGTCGCTTGGCACCCAAGTCATGAAGGTCTTTTCTGTAGTGGAGGTAGCGATGGTGCTATTCTCTTTTGGCACGTTGG AGCTGACAAAGAAGTGGGTGCGATTGAGCAAGCTCACGACAGTATCGTCTGGACATTAGCCTGGCACCCATTAGGTCATATTCTTTGCTCCGGTAGCAACGACCACACTTCGAAATTCTGGACCCGGAATCGTCCAGGAGATCTCATGAGAGATAAATATAATCTTAATACCCTGCCTGCTGGAGCAGCTGGCATTGATGATCATGAAATTG CTGATGAAGCTGCAGTGATACCTGGAATGGGTCCTGAGGACAAAATAAATGAGTTCGATCTTGAACAGTCAATGGAAGAAGATACTTCCCAAGGAATACCTGGCTTGGACCTCGATCACGCGGCAGAAGAAAGTAAAAAACTCGCAGCGAGTAAGAAAGTGCCGTATAGTAAGCCTATTCCCCGGAACTTCCAAGCACAGTGGAATGAAATGGAAGCTGAAGATCCAGAGCAAGTGGAAGCGTTGAATGCTATTGTCAATCAGTTAATTGAAACTACACCAGGAGCAGTGCCTTTAAATGAAGTCGCTCCTAATGCTATTATTTTATACGGAAAAATAATTCCTGTTGAAC ctGGGTCAAAACTTTCCGAAGCGATTGTAAAGGGCAACGAcgcgataaataaattaataactgcAGGTGAAATAGAAGAACTGAGAGACGTCGCAATAAACTTGCCAGAAGAACCAGAAATAGAGGAAGACTATTTGCAAGACGAAGGCGAAATAGACTACACTAAAGTTCCAAATGTAGATTTACCACCGCCACTGCCTAGTTCAAAGTTTGCTCAAAATCCGGAATTATTAAAAGCGCTAAACTACGGAGGGAAGCGTAAGTTTGATCAGTTGATCGCGTGGACTGAAGCGAATCCAACCGACCGAGGAAATAAAATGCACCAACCGGTGTTTGGAGCCGGTGGAATGTCTGATGATTCATTGTCGAATAACGACAGTGATCTAAGGCTAATGCCCGGTATGAAGAACCCTCAAGATATGAATTACTTTGCCAATCAAGATGAGGATCTCAGGAGAATCAATAGTGTAGATAACCGAGGAGCAATGGGTCGTGACGAGGACATGAGAATGAATGTCGCTTCAGCAAGTGGCCCGGGAAGGCCACCGGGTATGATGATGAATGAATTCGACATGCGCAATTCATTTGACATGAGAAATTCGTACGGTGACAGGGACTTTAGGCATTTAGGACCACCTCCGATAATTGGTGGGTTCAAAAAGTCCTCCATGGATGGCAATGACAATTTTGGAAGTGGAGACATGGATCGCGATGGACGACAACGGTCCTGGGACGACGACAAAGGAATGAACAGCAACGACAGCGGGCGTTCTAATTTCGATAAGCGCGATGTGTCTTCAAACATGCAGAATAACAGCATGCAAATGTCAATGGGAAATATGCCTTCAGGAAATATGGGATCAAACCACCACAACATGCAGAATATCAGCCCGAACATGCCCCCGTCGATGATGTCAATGATGCCTCCCCATCACCAGCAGCATCATCAGATGAACCATCTTtctaatattcaaaataaaaataattccaacaTGATGGGAGGCAATGACAACAGCGGCCCGATGCCACCACACATGATGCACATGTCCAACTTTGGACCCAATGGACCTCCACCGATGCCTCCCAACTTCGGGCCTAACTTCCGACCGCCCAATGGGAACTACGGACCCAACCCACCCTACAGACCCAATCCCATGGCTCCTTTTGCTCCTAGTCAAAATATgccttttaataacaattttccTCCGCCGAATTTCCGCGGTCCCAATCCTGGAAACACCCAGATGTCCAACTTTGACCGTCCGCCCGGCTTCGGACCGAATTTCCGCATGTCGGGTAACCAATCTGGACACGGCTCCGGCGGGGGTAATTTTAACTCGGGGTATGGGAAGAATTATAACAACAGCGGAGGCGGTGGGGGTAACATGGGCAGCGGAAATAATTCTGGTGGTGGTAACAAAAATGGACCCTATCGTGGTCAAAgatttaagaataataataataataataataataagatataa
- the LOC123262157 gene encoding uncharacterized protein LOC123262157: MALFDNNNSLDSNALDNELKQTYEYLKDIEAELLEQKNEFISLLSKNPIETVSPNIKPDDIEAEQLKFVKALVNEEQDFDDRIRPIKNSVDVFTSLDSALLQEISDIQTILDQTKVKFLDVKQSISSLMSEKNNLQKMKDMCSDAVENVDAETSDKDISRIKRSFLTVKADLAKVVDIIYPEDNFHGLLKNLVNAYSKEGDEKYIDVEDVSLDCVKSLIEADIAMYHRNDRNKIRLVDLI; this comes from the exons atg GCTTTatttgataacaataatagtttAGATTCAAATGCACTAGATAATGAACTGAAGCAAACCTACGAATACTTAAAAGACATTGAAGCCGAGCTTCtcgagcaaaaaaatgaatttatctCATTACTCTCGAAGAATCCCATTGAAACAGTGTCACCGAACATCAAGCCAGATGATATTGAAGCAGAACAACTAAAATTCGTGAAAGCTCTAGTGAACGAAGAACAGGACTTTGATGACCGAATAAGACCGATCAAAAATTCAGTAGACGTTTTTACGTCACTAGATTCTGCATTGCTCCAAGAAATTTCGGATATCCAGACAATATTGGATCAaactaaagtaaaatttctagaTGTCAAACAGAGTATCAGCTC ATTGATGAgcgagaaaaataatttacaaaaaatgaaagatATGTGCTCAGATGCTGTCGAAAATGTTGATGCTGAAACGAGTGATAAAGATATCAGCAGAATAAAAAGGTCTTTCTTGACTGTCAAAGCTgatttg gCTAAAGTTGTCGACATCATCTATCCAGAGGACAATTTTCATGGATTgctaaaa AATTTGGTGAATGCATATTCAAAAGAAGGAGATGAAAAATACATAGATGTTGAAGACGTATCCTTGGATTGCGTTAAATCATTGATCGAAGCGGATATTGCGATGTACCACCGCAATGACAGGAATAAAATTCGTCTAGTAGATCTTATTTAA
- the LOC123262156 gene encoding serine protease snake-like translates to MNLSIAYSILWKLISISVVVGQLSEGENCSLDDKTRGVCKPLSKCDEVKQELLSGIIPKSICSYLYLEPVVCCRTLTSTNSGKTSSATTARTSRKPTTERSTSRFFTSKKPIRTTTERDSDSWVFSDYTDDDSPEIPLNNNNNNNNQFQKPGSLANQKCAEYSRSVYTLITPPTLSNNRQQVNVSLCSIKSQKLIVGGTKAGPKEFPHMAAIGYTSKARGEILWLCGGTLVSDRFVLTAAHCTYTLDYGKPTQIRVGDLNLKRNDDDARPQVKKIIDIIRHPDYKKPLEYHDIALIKMESPVKFDAYVRPACLPYGNVITENAIATGWGRVDWADEEGSADLLKVTLAMVPHRECNANFLGGSSDYKLKQGVIDEWQLCAGEEGKDTCQGDSGGPLVNINDQHHCMYNVIGITSLGRLCGSFIPGIYTRVSNYVPWLEQNIWLQP, encoded by the exons ATGAATCTTTCAATTGCTTACTCGATACTGTGGAAACTTATCTCAATTTCAGTTGTTGTTGGTCAATTGTCCGAAG GCGAGAATTGTAGCTTGGATGATAAGACACGGGGCGTATGCAAGCCGCTATCTAAATGCGATGAAGTTAAACAGGAACTATTATCCGGGATAATTCCCAAGAGCATTTGTAGCTACTTGTATTTGGAACCAGTCGTTTGCTGTCGTACATTGACAAGTACCAATAGCGGTAAAACAAGTTCTGCTACTACAGCACGAACATCACGCAAACCAACAACAGAAAGGTCAACAAGTagattttttacttcaaaaaaacCAATAAGAACGACTACCGAACGTGATAGTGATTCATGGGTCTTTTCGGATTACACTGATGATGATTCACCAGAGATACCTctcaataacaacaacaacaacaacaaccaATTCCAAAAACCAGGCAGCTTGGCAAACCAAA AATGCGCCGAATACTCACGTTCAGTCTACACGCTGATAACTCCACCAACATTATCGAACAATCGTCAGCAAGTTAATGTTTCTCTCTGTTCCATTAAATCGCAAAAACTGATTGTTGGTGGTACCAAAGCAGGCCCGAAAGAGTTTCCTCATATGGCGGCAATTGGATATACTTCCAAAGCAAGAGGCGAAATTTTGTGGCTTTGCGGCGGTACGCTGGTCTCTGATAGATTTGTACTGACTGCTGCTCACTGTACTTATACTTTAGATTA tgGTAAGCCAACGCAGATCAGAGTTGGAGATTTAAACTTAAAACGCAATGACGACGACGCAAGACCTCAAGTGAAGAAAATAATCGACATAATACGTCACCCGGATTACAAAAAACCGCTGGAATATCATGATATTGCGCTTATAAAAATGGAAAGTCCGGTTAAGTTTGACGCATATGTAAGACCAGCTTGTTTGCCTTACGGTAATGTCATCACTGAGAACGCTATCGCTACTGGCTGGGGTAGAGTTGATTGGG ctGATGAAGAAGGATCTGCTGATCTGCTGAAAGTAACCCTGGCCATGGTACCTCACCGAGAGTGCAACGCGAACTTTCTCGGGGGCAGCAGTGACTACAAGCTCAAACAGGGGGTGATAGATGAGTGGCAGTTGTGTGCAGGTGAAGAGGGCAAAGATACGTGTCAGGGTGACAGTGGTGGTCCATTAGTTAATATCAATGATCAACACCACTGCATGTACAATGTAATCGGTATCACTAGCTTAGGAAGGTTGTGCGGAAGTTTTATTCCTGGAATCTATACCCGGGTTTCTAATTACGTTCCATGGCTGGAACAAAATATCTGGCTTCAACCATAA
- the LOC123262155 gene encoding tRNA (adenine(58)-N(1))-methyltransferase non-catalytic subunit TRM6, with amino-acid sequence MDKEVNYQETVSIGDYIIIQKQDYRKVCRITRDGTFTLGKEQVEMSGIINKPYWTTFKMIGPVSSLKNGLKTITLEVAEKAETSENIHKGLASGSDNRSINDDGTSQKLSKAEIEDLREAGKSSKEIVGYLIENSSSFSSKTEYSQEKYIKKKETKYCRYLTILKPTVGLLQEIYFRQDPGRVNCLRMDTLSQILSYCDVKSEGKYLLYDGGSCGLAAAAMLSRIGANTQGTLINLHPGNQPNLTLVQAMNFTDEQVKRMLAVNLYTFLRLYYQGDQVILEELAKKYALSALRRQNSENHDGNHQAKKPRLEPEVEDDSTTTSEEEEKKLNDVIMETDIEAADDLIKTAAFKKPKWFQETKEVVDCLKLSKADGLAIVAKEHPLNIVNALLPYLEVSKPFVIYHCYREPLQETYVALKSRKDVINLRLLSNFCRGYQVLPNRTHPEITTNDLGGYLLAGYLVS; translated from the coding sequence atggATAAAGAGGTTAATTACCAAGAGACAGTGTCAATTGgtgattatataataattcagAAGCAGGATTACCGAAAAGTTTGCCGAATAACACGTGATGGAACGTTTACGTTGGGCAAGGAGCAGGTTGAGATGTCCGGGATCATCAACAAGCCTTACTGGACAACATTCAAAATGATCGGACCGGTGTCGAGCTTAAAAAATGgtttgaaaacaataactctGGAGGTTGCGGAGAAAGCCGAAACGTCGGAGAACATCCACAAAGGCCTGGCCAGCGGGAGCGATAACAGATCAATCAATGACGATGGTACGTctcaaaaattatctaaagCTGAAATAGAAGATTTACGCGAGGCCGGTAAATCAAGTAAGGAAATAGTTggatatttaattgaaaacagCAGCTCATTTTCCTCGAAAACAGAATACTCACAGGAaaagtatattaaaaaaaaagaaacaaagtACTGTAGGTATCTAACAATATTAAAACCGACGGTGGGATTGTTACAGGAAATTTATTTCAGGCAAGATCCTGGGAGAGTTAATTGTTTGAGAATGGACACCTTGTCACAGATATTGTCTTACTGCGACGTTAAATCCGAGGGCAAGTATCTGCTGTACGATGGTGGATCCTGTGGTCTGGCTGCTGCTGCGATGTTGAGCAGGATTGGTGCTAACACTCAAGGTACTTTGATAAACCTTCATCCAGGAAACCAGCCCAATTTAACTCTAGTACAAGCTATGAATTTTACTGACGAGCAAGTAAAGCGAATGCTTGCTGTTAATCTTTATACATTTTTACGGCTTTATTACCAGGGCGATCAGGTTATCCTAGAGGAGCTGGCGAAAAAGTACGCGCTCTCGGCGCTGAGACGGCAAAACTCAGAGAACCACGATGGAAATCATCAGGCGAAGAAGCCGAGACTGGAGCCTGAAGTCGAGGATGACTCTACGACCACCAGCGAAGAAGAGGAGAAAAAATTGAACGATGTTATTATGGAGACTGACATCGAGGCTGCTGATGATCTTATCAAGACGGCGGCCTTCAAGAAACCCAAGTGGTTTCAGGAAACCAAGGAGGTTGTTGACTGTTTAAAACTATCAAAGGCTGATGGGTTGGCTATTGTTGCCAAGGAACATCCTTTGAATATTGTTAATGCATTATTACCTTATTTGGAGGTTTCTAAAccttttgttatttatcattGTTATCGAGAGCCTCTTCAGGAGACTTATGTTGCTCTTAAGTCACGCAAGGATGTTATTAATTTGAGATTATTGTCTAACTTTTGTCGCGGGTATCAGGTGCTACCCAACAGGACTCATCCAGAAATCACTACCAATGACTTAGGTGGTTACCTTTTAGCTGGATATTTAGttagctga